The proteins below are encoded in one region of Ostrea edulis chromosome 3, xbOstEdul1.1, whole genome shotgun sequence:
- the LOC125674393 gene encoding uncharacterized protein LOC125674393: MRKWKSILHGLLIYRVSSQSYHPQTRPTVYPLSEQPGSLQPFFDDVLKSGSVDNDMRYEWLRLRTFSTITLRASLSPIRLARSGFYFTGNNQECVCFSCGIRNGDWTSDDVTQTHRQLSPNCRHLIGTNTTNVPIGSNASYESVPRNAEYSSNRPGFRRDSTSEQQQNTASRETFHIQSLPCTSNRQPSNFRMDNLRDTLEPLGIVLDKPRYPCYAVMATRVSSYQQWPSHLIQQPVNLSTAGFFYAGYGDYVRCFFCGGGLRNWEPDDDAWVEHARWFPKCPFLLQNRGQEFVTLVQSFDSEDPDDIPPPVTRQNDGSRQNDDVEHLPAARQVFEMGFAWNSIRKAYGKLRKIKTDVSTSELLEEILNETSLTESKRPRQQSSQTENMSSTAMSSEISNNGETNPSPVLHGTSDETQSLLEENRQLREQRLCRICMEEDVTVAFLPCGHLCCCAQCAPAMRKCPICRAFIKGTLKTYPGLRKMLVLLFSVLILIVLLATFCEQVRKSQFRKYNRRSNGVKNRVISLLYAGFYFQNGFQFHSNHIDVYPISEQSNSLDTYFSASVDSGNAVNEMRYEWLRLRSFSTFPLSSLSPVRLARSGFYFTGRNQECVCFSCGIHNSNWTGNNVTEIHRQLSPNCRHLQGRNDTNIPIRARESCQSNELHSDSNSCRGNNEHNSCRGNNEHVRDAQQRQSENHNINSPNRTNCQNQASPNSQTNGLKETLEPLGVVIDRPRYPSYSVLATRISSYQQWPSHLTQTPRDLSTAGFFYVGYGDYARCFFCGGGLRNWESGDDAWVEHARWFPKCPFLIQNRGQEFVTLVQSVQEEESEDIPPQEQTEHVRDIEQLPAAREIRQMGYTWDTVKEAYRKLNRNRTDVSTAELIEEILAGDVPAPSSGPVVNNNQGIPPVTSVDPSLHNRNETNGAHDSSATAMIDELGAMSLSEETQSLMEENRRLREQRLCRICMEEDIAIAFLPCGHLCCCTQCAPAMRKCPICRAFIKGTVKTFPA; this comes from the exons ATGAG AAAATGGAAATCGATTTTACACGGTCTCCTAATATACCGTGTCTCTTCTCAAAGCTACCATCCCCAGACACGACCAACTGTGTATCCTTTATCGGAACAACCTGGATCTCTACAACCATTTTTCGATGACGTTCTCAAAAGTGGAAGTGTTGATAATGACATGCGCTATGAATGGTTGCGATTAAGAACTTTCTCAACAATTACGTTACGTGCGTCTCTGAGTCCCATTCGTCTCGCCCGGTCTGGATTTTACTTCACCGGAAATAACCAAGAATGTGTATGTTTTTCTTGTGGAATACGTAATGGTGATTGGACTAGCGATGACGTCACACAAACCCATCGTCAGCTGTCCCCAAATTGTCGCCATTTAATCGGAACGAATACAACCAACGTTCCAATTGGATCCAATGCAAGTTACGAATCTGTTCCTAGAAATGCTGAATATAGTTCAAACAGACCGGGCTTTAGACGTGACTCGACCTccgaacaacaacaaaacacagCTTCTAGAGAGACATTCCACATACAAAGTCTTCCATGTACTTCAAACAGACAGCCGTCTAATTTTAGGATGGATAATCTGAGAGACACACTAGAGCCCCTTGGAATAGTTCTAGACAAACCAAGATATCCGTGCTATGCCGTAATGGCAACTCGGGTCAGCAGTTATCAACAATGGCCCTCACATCTGATACAACAACCGGTAAACCTGAGCACAGCTGGCTTCTTTTACGCCGGATATGGTGACTATGTCCGGTGCTTCTTTTGTGGTG gaggCTTGCGAAATTGGGAACCTGATGACGATGCTTGGGTAGAACATGCCCGGTGGTTTCCGAAATGCCCGTTCCTATTACAAAACCGTGGTCAAGAGTTTGTAACGCTCGTGCAAAGTTTCGATTCCGAAGATCCTGACGACATCCCGCCCCCTGTAACGAGACAGAACGACGGATCACGACAGAATGATGACGTTGAGCATCTTCCGGCTGCACGacaagtttttgaaatgggCTTTGCATGGAATTCTATACGAAAAGCGTACGGGAAACTGAGGAAAATAAAAACAG ATGTATCCACATCAGAATTACTGGAGGAGATCTTGAATGAGACATCGCTAACTGAGTCAAAACGCCCCAGACAGCAGAGTTCCCAGACAGAGAACATGAGTTCTACTGCCATGTCTTCAGAAATATCCAACAATG GAGAAACAAACCCCTCCCCTGTGTTGCATGGTACATCAG ATGAAACCCAATCTCTGCTGGAGGAAAACCGGCAGCTACGAGAACAAAGATTGTGTCGG ATTTGTATGGAGGAAGACGTCACTGTAGCATTTCTCCCTTGTGGACATTTGTGTTGTTGTGCTCAGTGCGCACCTGCGATGCGCAAGTGTCCAATTTGCAGAGCTTTCATAAAGGGCACTCTAAAAACATACCCAGG ACTTAGGAAAATGTTGGTGCTGTTGTTTTCCGTGCTAATTCTTATCGTATTACTTGCGACATTTTGTGAGCAAGTAAGAAAATCACAGTTTAGAAAGTACAATAGAAGATCAAATGGAGTGAAAAATCGTGTCATTTCATTACTGTATGCtgggttttattttcaaaatggctttcAGTTCCATTCCAATCATATTGACGTGTATCCAATTTCTGAACAATCAAACTCGTTGGACACATACTTCAGTGCTTCTGTTGACAGCGGAAATGCTGTCAATGAAATGCGTTATGAATGGCTCCGATTGCGGTCATTTTCCACATTCCCCCTATCATCTCTGAGTCCAGTCCGACTTGCTCGGTCTGGGTTTTACTTCACTGGGAGAAACCAAGaatgtgtttgtttttcatgCGGAATACATAATTCTAATTGGACAGGAAATAACGTTACAGAAATTCACAGACAACTATCTCCAAACTGTCGCCACTTGCAAGGACGTAATGACACAAACATACCAATCAGAGCAAGAGAGAGTTGTCAGTCCAACGAGTTACATTCCGATTCTAACTCATGTAGAGGTAACAACGAACACAACTCGTGTAGAGGTAACAATGAACACGTGCGTGATGCACAACAAAGACAATCCGAAAATCATAACATAAATTCGCCAAATCGAACGAACTGTCAAAACCAAGCCTCACCCAATTCACAAACTAATGGTTTAAAAGAAACTTTAGAGCCACTTGGAGTAGTAATAGATAGGCCGAGATATCCCAGCTATTCCGTTCTGGCTACCAGGATCAGTAGTTACCAGCAATGGCCGTCACATCTGACACAGACACCGAGGGATTTAAGCACTGCAGGCTTTTTTTATGTTGGTTATGGCGACTATGCCCGTTGTTTCTTTTGCGGAG GTGGATTGCGGAATTGGGAATCTGGCGATGATGCCTGGGTGGAACACGCCCGATGGTTTCCGAAATGCCCTTTCCTGATTCAGAATCGTGGTCAGGAGTTTGTAACACTTGTACAGAGTGTTCAGGAGGAAGAATCGGAAGATATACCGCCACAAGAGCAGACAGAACACGTGAGAGACATCGAGCAACTTCCGGCTGCTCGAGAAATCCGGCAGATGGGGTACACGTGGGACACAGTTAAGGAAGCCTATCGAAAACTGAACAGAAATAGAACAG ACGTGTCAACAGCTGAGTTGATCGAGGAAATCCTGGCAGGAGACGTCCCTGCACCATCATCTGGGCCAGTAGTGAATAATAACCAGGGTATCCCTCCAGTAACTTCTGTTGATCCTTCCTTACACAATAGAAACGAAACTA ATGGAGCACATGATTCTTCAGCGACGGCGATGATTGATGAATTAGGAGCTATGAGCCTGAGTG AAGAAACACAGTCACTGATGGAAGAAAATCGAAGACTGAGAGAGCAGAGACTCTGTCGg ATTTGCATGGAAGAGGACATCGCGATTGCTTTTCTTCCCTGTGGACATCTATGCTGTTGTACCCAATGTGCACCAGCGATGCGTAAATGTCCCATCTGCCGGGCGTTCATCAAGGGTACAGTGAAGACATTCCCAGCCTGA